A genomic window from Pseudocitrobacter corydidari includes:
- the damX gene encoding cell division protein DamX: MDEFKPEDELKPDPSDRRTGRSRQSSDRDNEPQINFDDVELEADERRPARSRKAREDVEPEDELYDDEDDAEAEEVVERRPRKRKSPPRKPASRQYIMMGVGILVLLLLIVGIGSALKSPSSSSSDQSASAEKNIDLSGDAADQANGTQPAPGTTSAEQTAGANPQQDVSLPPISSTPTQGQPAATAEGQQRVEVQGDLNNALTQQQGQVDNVVVNSTLPTEPATVAPIRNGAASRPAATETAPRQQTAATRPERKQAVIEPKPQSKPQTTAAAKPTPAATPKPVAQQTKHTETAATSTPAKTPATSTAPAKPAATATTTAPAATSTTAPAATTAPAATAATSAPAASGAAKSAGDVNSLKSAPGGHYTLQLSSSSNYDNLNGWAKKENLKDYVVYQTTRNGQPWYVLVTGVYASKDDAKRAVTSLPADVQAKNPWAKPLHQVQSDLK, from the coding sequence ATGGATGAATTTAAACCAGAAGACGAGCTGAAACCCGATCCCAGCGATCGTCGTACTGGTCGCTCTCGTCAATCTTCCGATCGTGACAATGAGCCGCAGATCAATTTTGATGATGTGGAGCTGGAAGCGGATGAGCGCCGTCCGGCCCGTAGCCGCAAGGCACGTGAAGATGTCGAGCCCGAAGATGAGCTGTATGACGACGAAGATGATGCAGAGGCGGAAGAAGTCGTCGAGCGTCGTCCGCGTAAACGTAAATCCCCACCGCGTAAACCGGCTTCTCGCCAGTACATTATGATGGGTGTCGGGATTCTGGTGCTGCTGCTGCTGATCGTGGGCATCGGTTCGGCGCTGAAATCACCGTCTTCCTCTTCCAGCGACCAGAGCGCGTCGGCGGAAAAAAATATCGATCTCTCCGGTGATGCTGCCGATCAGGCAAATGGCACGCAGCCTGCGCCAGGCACCACTTCCGCAGAGCAAACCGCAGGCGCTAACCCGCAGCAGGACGTTTCTCTGCCGCCAATCTCTTCCACGCCGACTCAGGGTCAGCCAGCCGCAACGGCTGAAGGCCAGCAGCGTGTGGAAGTACAGGGCGATCTGAACAATGCACTGACTCAGCAACAGGGCCAGGTCGACAACGTGGTGGTTAACTCCACGCTGCCAACCGAACCGGCGACCGTTGCACCTATCCGTAACGGCGCGGCATCTCGCCCGGCGGCAACGGAAACAGCACCGCGTCAGCAGACGGCGGCAACGCGTCCTGAACGTAAACAGGCTGTGATTGAACCGAAGCCGCAAAGCAAACCGCAAACGACCGCGGCGGCGAAACCGACTCCGGCGGCAACGCCTAAACCTGTTGCCCAGCAGACGAAACACACCGAAACCGCAGCCACGAGCACGCCGGCGAAAACGCCAGCTACCTCTACCGCTCCAGCGAAACCGGCAGCAACGGCAACCACCACGGCGCCTGCGGCAACTTCAACGACCGCACCAGCGGCGACCACTGCACCGGCTGCTACTGCGGCAACCAGTGCTCCGGCAGCCAGCGGCGCGGCGAAATCTGCAGGCGATGTGAATTCACTGAAATCTGCGCCTGGCGGTCATTACACGCTGCAGCTCAGCTCCTCTTCCAACTACGACAACCTGAACGGTTGGGCGAAGAAAGAGAATCTGAAAGACTACGTGGTGTATCAGACCACGCGTAACGGTCAGCCGTGGTATGTGCTGGTAACGGGTGTGTATGCGTCGAAAGATGATGCGAAACGCGCGGTGACCTCGCTGCCTGCCGATGTTCAGGCAAAAAATCCGTGGGCGAAACCGTTGCATCAGGTGCAATCTGACCTGAAGTAA
- the dam gene encoding adenine-specific DNA-methyltransferase encodes MKKNRAFLKWAGGKFPLLEDIRHHLPSGDCLVEPFVGAGSVFLNTDFSRYILADINSDLIDLYNIVKNQPDDYVAEARKVFTPETNDAERYYAFRSEFNASTDKMRRAVLFLYLNRHGYNGLCRYNLRGEFNVPFGRYKKPYFPEAELYHFAEKAQNAEFYCESYEVCMDRAQQAKKAVVYCDPPYAPLSATANFTAYHTNSFSSEQQKLLADKAEELVAKRIPVLISNHRTPETVAWYNNAVQHVVKVRRSISRNGGTRNKVDELLALYRPADKK; translated from the coding sequence ATGAAAAAAAATCGCGCTTTTTTAAAATGGGCAGGGGGAAAATTCCCCCTGCTCGAAGATATTAGACATCACTTGCCATCAGGTGACTGCCTGGTGGAGCCTTTCGTGGGTGCCGGGTCGGTATTTCTTAATACCGACTTTTCACGTTATATCCTTGCTGATATCAACAGCGATCTTATCGATCTCTACAACATCGTAAAAAACCAGCCTGACGACTATGTCGCCGAGGCGCGTAAGGTTTTCACACCAGAAACGAATGATGCCGAACGCTACTACGCGTTTCGCAGCGAATTTAACGCCAGCACGGATAAAATGCGCCGTGCGGTTCTCTTCTTGTACTTAAATCGTCACGGCTACAACGGTTTGTGCCGTTACAATTTGCGCGGTGAGTTCAACGTGCCATTTGGCCGATACAAGAAGCCTTACTTCCCGGAAGCCGAGCTGTACCACTTCGCCGAAAAAGCGCAGAACGCTGAGTTCTATTGCGAGTCGTATGAAGTGTGTATGGATCGCGCGCAGCAGGCAAAGAAAGCGGTCGTCTATTGCGATCCGCCCTACGCACCGCTCTCCGCAACGGCCAACTTTACGGCTTACCACACCAATAGCTTCAGCAGCGAACAGCAAAAGCTGCTGGCTGATAAAGCCGAAGAGCTGGTGGCGAAGCGTATTCCGGTACTGATTTCAAACCATCGCACACCCGAGACGGTGGCGTGGTATAACAACGCAGTACAGCACGTCGTAAAAGTGCGACGCAGTATTAGCCGCAACGGCGGCACGCGTAATAAGGTGGATGAGCTGCTGGCGTTGTATCGCCCGGCAGATAAAAAATAG
- the rpe gene encoding ribulose-phosphate 3-epimerase yields the protein MKQFLIAPSILSADFARLGEDTANALAAGADVVHFDVMDNHYVPNLTIGPMVLKALRNYGITAPIDVHLMVKPVDRIVPDFAAAGASIITFHPEASEHVDRTLQLIKEHGCKAGLVFNPATPLSYLDYVMDKLDVILLMSVNPGFGGQSFIPHTLDKLREVRRRIDESGYDIRLEVDGGVKVNNIGEIAAAGADMFVAGSAIFDKPDYKKVIDEMRSELAKVSHG from the coding sequence ATGAAACAGTTTTTGATTGCCCCCTCAATTCTGTCGGCTGATTTTGCCCGCCTGGGTGAAGACACCGCCAACGCACTGGCAGCCGGTGCGGATGTGGTTCATTTCGATGTTATGGATAACCACTATGTGCCGAACCTGACCATCGGCCCGATGGTGCTGAAAGCCCTGCGCAACTACGGTATTACCGCGCCCATCGACGTTCATCTGATGGTGAAGCCGGTCGACCGTATTGTTCCCGATTTCGCGGCAGCAGGTGCCAGCATTATTACCTTCCATCCCGAAGCCTCTGAGCACGTTGACCGCACGCTGCAACTGATCAAAGAGCACGGCTGTAAAGCGGGGCTGGTATTCAACCCGGCAACGCCGCTGAGCTATCTCGATTATGTCATGGATAAACTAGACGTGATCCTGCTGATGTCGGTGAACCCAGGCTTTGGCGGCCAGTCCTTTATTCCTCACACCCTCGACAAGCTGCGCGAAGTACGCCGTCGCATTGACGAATCTGGCTACGATATCCGCCTGGAAGTGGACGGCGGGGTGAAGGTGAACAACATCGGCGAAATCGCCGCCGCCGGGGCAGATATGTTTGTCGCAGGCTCCGCGATTTTTGATAAGCCGGATTACAAAAAAGTGATTGATGAAATGCGCAGTGAACTGGCAAAGGTAAGTCATGGATAA
- the gph gene encoding phosphoglycolate phosphatase, with the protein MDKLQNLRGVAFDLDGTLVDSAPGLTAAVDSALYALELPVAGEERVVTWIGNGADVLMERALAWSRQERATQRASQGKPSVDHADIPQDEQLRVLRRLFDRYYAEFAEEGSFLFPHVEQTLAALHDKGLPLALVTNKPTPFVAPLLESLGIARFFSVVIGGDDVQNKKPHPEPLLLVAKRLEIEPAELLFVGDSRNDIQAAQAAGCCSVGLTYGYNYGESIALSSPDYIFDQFNELLPALGLPHSENQELEND; encoded by the coding sequence ATGGATAAATTGCAAAACCTCCGCGGCGTGGCCTTCGATCTCGACGGTACGCTGGTGGATAGCGCGCCGGGGCTCACCGCGGCGGTAGATAGCGCGCTTTACGCGCTGGAACTCCCGGTCGCAGGCGAAGAACGCGTGGTGACCTGGATTGGCAACGGTGCTGATGTTCTGATGGAGCGGGCGCTGGCCTGGTCTCGTCAGGAGCGTGCGACTCAACGTGCCTCCCAGGGGAAACCTTCCGTTGACCATGCGGACATCCCGCAGGATGAACAGCTGCGCGTGCTGCGTCGCCTGTTTGATCGCTACTACGCCGAGTTTGCCGAAGAGGGCAGTTTCCTCTTCCCACATGTTGAACAAACGCTGGCGGCGCTGCATGACAAAGGCCTGCCGCTGGCGCTGGTGACCAATAAGCCGACGCCGTTTGTCGCGCCACTGCTTGAGTCGCTGGGGATTGCGCGTTTCTTTAGCGTGGTGATTGGCGGCGATGACGTGCAGAACAAGAAGCCGCATCCGGAGCCGCTGTTGCTGGTAGCGAAGCGTCTGGAAATCGAACCGGCTGAACTGTTGTTTGTGGGCGATTCCCGCAACGATATTCAGGCGGCACAGGCGGCGGGCTGCTGCTCTGTGGGCCTGACCTACGGCTACAATTATGGCGAATCTATCGCGCTCAGCTCGCCCGATTATATCTTCGACCAGTTTAATGAACTCTTGCCCGCGCTCGGGCTTCCGCACAGTGAAAATCAGGAATTAGAAAATGACTAA
- the trpS gene encoding tryptophan--tRNA ligase has product MTKPIVFSGAQPSGELTIGNYMGALRQWVNMQDDYHCIYCIVDQHAITVRQDPQALRKATLDTLALYLACGIDPEKSTIFVQSHVPEHAQLSWALNCYTYFGELSRMTQFKDKSARYAENINAGLFDYPVLMAADILLYQTNQVPVGEDQKQHLELSRDIAQRFNAIYGDIFKVPEPFIPKSGARVMSLLEPTKKMSKSDDNRNNVIGLLEDPKSVVKKIKRAMTDSEEPPVVRYDVKEKAGVSNLLDILSAVTGQSIPELEKHFEGKMYGHLKGEVAEAVSGMLTELQERYHRFRNDEALLNKIMKEGADKASARAGQTLKAVYEAIGFVGKPL; this is encoded by the coding sequence ATGACTAAGCCCATCGTTTTTAGTGGCGCACAGCCGTCAGGTGAATTGACCATTGGCAACTACATGGGTGCGCTGCGTCAGTGGGTAAACATGCAGGATGACTACCATTGCATCTACTGCATCGTTGACCAGCACGCGATCACCGTGCGTCAGGACCCGCAGGCGCTGCGCAAAGCAACGTTAGATACCCTGGCGCTCTATCTGGCCTGTGGCATCGACCCGGAAAAAAGCACCATCTTCGTACAGTCTCACGTGCCGGAACACGCACAGCTGAGCTGGGCGCTGAACTGCTACACCTACTTCGGTGAACTGAGCCGTATGACCCAGTTCAAAGATAAATCCGCACGCTATGCGGAAAACATCAACGCCGGTCTGTTCGACTACCCGGTACTGATGGCGGCAGATATCCTGCTGTATCAAACCAACCAGGTTCCGGTGGGCGAAGATCAGAAACAGCACCTGGAACTGAGCCGCGATATCGCCCAGCGCTTTAACGCCATTTACGGCGATATCTTTAAAGTGCCAGAGCCGTTTATTCCGAAATCCGGCGCGCGCGTGATGTCGCTGCTGGAGCCGACCAAGAAGATGTCCAAATCGGATGACAACCGCAATAACGTCATCGGCCTGCTGGAAGATCCGAAATCCGTCGTGAAGAAAATCAAACGCGCGATGACCGACTCGGAAGAGCCGCCGGTGGTGCGTTATGACGTGAAAGAGAAAGCGGGCGTTTCCAACCTGCTGGATATTCTCTCTGCCGTTACGGGCCAGAGCATTCCGGAGCTGGAAAAACACTTCGAAGGCAAAATGTACGGCCACCTGAAAGGCGAAGTGGCAGAAGCCGTTTCCGGCATGCTGACCGAGCTTCAGGAACGTTATCACCGTTTCCGTAACGATGAAGCGCTGCTCAACAAAATTATGAAAGAGGGCGCGGACAAAGCCAGCGCACGCGCGGGGCAAACGCTGAAAGCTGTTTACGAAGCGATTGGGTTTGTGGGCAAGCCTTTATAA
- the cysG gene encoding siroheme synthase CysG has product MDHLPIFCQLHDRDCLLVGGGDVAERKARLLLDAGARLTVNALEYVPQFRIWEEAGMLTLVEGEFAPSLLDTCWLAIAATDNDAVNQQVSEAAEARRIFCNVVDAPKAASFIMPSIIDRSPLMVAVSSGGTSPVLARLLREKLESLLPLHLGQVAHYAGQLRSRVKKQFATIAERRRFWEKLFSHDRLAQSLANQDKVAIEQVTEHLLTEPLDHRGEVVLVGAGPGDAGLLTLKGLQQIQQADVVVYDRLVSDDIMNLVRRDADRVFVGKRAGYHCVPQDEINQILLREAQKGKRVVRLKGGDPFIFGRGGEELETLCDAGIPFSVVPGITAASGCSAYSGIPLTHRDYAQSVRLVTGHLKTGGELDWENLAAEKQTLVFYMGLNQAATIQQKLIEHGMSAEMPVAIVENGTAIKQRVVDGTLAELGALAQQMESPALIIVGRVVALRSKLNWFSNH; this is encoded by the coding sequence GTGGATCACTTACCTATCTTCTGCCAGTTACACGACCGTGACTGTTTATTGGTTGGCGGCGGTGATGTTGCTGAACGTAAGGCCCGCTTGCTGCTAGATGCAGGCGCCCGTCTGACGGTCAACGCGCTGGAGTACGTTCCTCAGTTCAGGATATGGGAAGAAGCAGGCATGCTGACGCTGGTTGAGGGCGAGTTTGCCCCGTCTCTGCTTGATACCTGCTGGCTGGCGATCGCCGCCACGGATAACGACGCGGTGAATCAGCAGGTCAGTGAAGCGGCGGAAGCGCGACGCATTTTCTGCAACGTTGTCGATGCGCCGAAAGCCGCCAGTTTTATCATGCCATCAATTATCGACCGCTCGCCGCTAATGGTGGCAGTCTCTTCCGGCGGCACGTCTCCGGTGCTGGCGCGTCTGCTGCGCGAAAAGCTGGAATCGCTGCTGCCGCTGCATCTTGGGCAGGTGGCGCACTACGCAGGCCAGCTACGTTCACGGGTGAAAAAGCAGTTTGCCACCATCGCTGAACGTCGCCGTTTCTGGGAAAAACTGTTCAGCCATGATCGCTTAGCCCAGTCGCTGGCGAATCAGGACAAAGTTGCCATTGAACAGGTCACCGAACACCTGCTCACCGAACCGCTGGACCATCGCGGTGAAGTGGTACTGGTTGGCGCCGGGCCGGGCGATGCAGGCTTATTGACGCTCAAAGGGCTGCAACAAATCCAGCAGGCGGATGTGGTGGTTTATGACCGTCTGGTCTCCGATGACATTATGAATCTGGTGCGCCGCGACGCGGATCGCGTGTTTGTCGGTAAGCGTGCCGGTTATCACTGCGTGCCGCAGGATGAGATCAACCAGATCCTGCTGCGCGAAGCGCAGAAAGGGAAACGCGTGGTGCGCCTGAAAGGCGGCGATCCGTTTATCTTCGGGCGCGGCGGCGAAGAGCTGGAAACCCTGTGCGATGCCGGTATACCTTTCTCCGTCGTGCCGGGTATTACGGCGGCATCGGGTTGCTCGGCGTATTCGGGTATCCCGCTCACGCACCGCGACTATGCGCAAAGCGTACGTCTGGTCACCGGCCACCTGAAAACCGGCGGCGAGCTGGACTGGGAAAATCTGGCGGCAGAGAAACAAACGCTGGTGTTCTACATGGGGCTGAATCAGGCGGCGACCATCCAGCAAAAACTGATTGAACACGGCATGTCGGCAGAGATGCCGGTGGCGATTGTGGAGAACGGCACGGCCATTAAACAGCGCGTTGTCGATGGAACACTGGCAGAGTTAGGCGCACTGGCGCAGCAGATGGAAAGCCCGGCGCTGATTATCGTGGGTCGTGTGGTTGCGCTTCGTAGTAAACTGAACTGGTTCTCAAATCATTAA
- the nirD gene encoding nitrite reductase small subunit NirD, with protein MSQWINICKIDAILPATGVCALLGDQQVAIFRPYADDQVFAISNIDPFFESSVLSRGLIAEHQGDLWVASPLKKQRFRLRDGLCMEDESHSVAHFEARVKDGQVQLKA; from the coding sequence ATGAGCCAGTGGATAAACATCTGCAAAATCGACGCTATTTTGCCGGCAACCGGCGTTTGCGCCCTGCTGGGCGACCAGCAGGTGGCGATTTTCCGCCCCTACGCTGACGACCAGGTTTTCGCCATCAGCAACATCGACCCGTTCTTTGAGTCCAGCGTGTTGTCACGCGGCCTGATTGCAGAACATCAGGGCGATTTATGGGTCGCCAGCCCGCTGAAAAAACAGCGTTTCCGTCTGCGCGATGGGCTGTGCATGGAGGACGAAAGCCACTCTGTCGCCCATTTTGAAGCCCGCGTGAAAGACGGCCAGGTACAGCTCAAAGCCTGA
- the nirB gene encoding nitrite reductase large subunit NirB, translating into MSKVRLAIIGNGMVGHRFIEDLLDKSDASLYDITVFCEEPRKAYDRVHLSSYFSHHTAEELSLVREGYYEKHGVNVLIGERAITINRQEKVIHSSAGRTVFYDKLIMATGSYPWVPPIKGSETQDCFVYRTIEDLNAIESCARRSKRGAVVGGGLLGLEAAGALKSLGVETHVIEFAPMLMAEQLDQMGGEQLRRKIESMGVRVHTSKNTKEIVQEGKEARKTMRFADGSDLEVDFIVFSTGIRPRDKLATQCGLAVAQRGGIVINDTCQTSDPDIYAIGECASWNNRVYGLVAPGYKMAQVAVDHILGTQNAFQGADLSAKLKLLGVDVGGIGDAHGRTPGARSYVYLDESKEVYKRLIVSEDNKYLLGAVLVGDTSDYGNLLQLEMNKIELPENPDSLILPAHAGSGKPSIGVDKLPDSAQICSCFDVTKGDLVAAINRGCHTVAALKAETKAGTGCGGCIPLVTQVLNAELSKQGIEVNNNLCEHFAFTRQELYHLIRVEGIKSFNELLQKYGKGYGCEVCKPTVGSLLASCWNEYILKPEHTPLQDTNDNFLANMQKDGTYSVIPRSAGGEITPEGLVAVGRIAREFNLYTKITGSQRIGLFGAQKDDLPEIWRQLIDAGFETGHAYAKALRMAKTCVGSTWCRYGVGDSVGFGVELENRYKGIRTPHKMKFGVSGCTRECAEAQGKDVGIIATEKGWNLYVCGNGGMKPRHADLLAADLDRDTLVKYLDRFMMFYIRTADKLTRTAPWLDNLEGGIDYLRAVIIDDKLGLNEHLESEIARLRAAFACEWTETVNNPAAQVRFKHFINSEQRDPNVQVVPEREQHRPATPYERIPVTMVEENA; encoded by the coding sequence ATGAGCAAAGTCAGACTCGCAATTATCGGTAACGGCATGGTCGGCCACCGCTTTATCGAGGATCTTCTCGATAAGTCCGACGCCAGCCTTTACGACATCACCGTATTCTGTGAAGAACCGCGTAAAGCCTATGACCGCGTGCACCTTTCTTCCTACTTCTCCCATCATACAGCGGAAGAGCTGTCGCTGGTGCGCGAAGGTTACTATGAGAAGCATGGCGTTAATGTTCTGATTGGCGAACGCGCCATTACCATTAACCGTCAGGAAAAGGTGATTCACTCCAGCGCCGGTCGTACCGTTTTTTATGACAAATTGATCATGGCGACAGGTTCATACCCGTGGGTGCCGCCGATCAAGGGCTCTGAAACGCAGGACTGCTTTGTTTATCGTACCATCGAAGATCTTAACGCCATTGAATCCTGTGCGCGTCGCAGCAAACGCGGCGCGGTCGTTGGCGGCGGGCTGCTCGGCCTGGAAGCGGCTGGCGCGCTGAAAAGTTTAGGCGTAGAAACCCACGTCATTGAGTTCGCACCGATGCTGATGGCTGAACAGCTTGATCAGATGGGTGGCGAGCAGTTACGTCGTAAAATTGAAAGCATGGGCGTGCGCGTGCACACCAGCAAAAATACCAAAGAGATCGTTCAGGAAGGCAAAGAAGCGCGTAAAACCATGCGTTTTGCCGACGGCAGCGATTTAGAAGTCGACTTTATCGTCTTCTCTACCGGTATTCGTCCACGCGACAAACTGGCGACCCAGTGCGGTCTGGCCGTCGCGCAGCGCGGCGGTATCGTGATTAATGACACCTGCCAGACCTCCGACCCGGATATCTACGCCATCGGCGAATGTGCCAGCTGGAATAACCGTGTTTACGGCCTGGTTGCCCCTGGCTACAAAATGGCGCAGGTCGCCGTTGACCATATCCTCGGCACGCAGAATGCGTTCCAGGGCGCAGACCTGAGCGCCAAACTGAAGCTGCTGGGCGTTGATGTCGGCGGTATTGGCGATGCGCATGGTCGCACGCCGGGCGCGCGCAGCTACGTTTATCTCGATGAAAGCAAAGAAGTCTACAAACGCCTGATCGTCAGCGAAGACAACAAATACCTGCTCGGCGCAGTGCTGGTGGGTGATACCAGCGACTACGGCAACCTGCTGCAACTGGAGATGAACAAGATTGAGCTGCCGGAAAACCCGGACTCCTTGATTCTTCCTGCACACGCGGGCAGCGGTAAACCATCTATCGGCGTTGATAAACTGCCGGATAGCGCACAAATCTGTTCCTGCTTCGACGTCACCAAAGGCGACCTCGTCGCGGCGATTAACCGTGGCTGTCACACCGTTGCGGCGCTGAAAGCGGAAACCAAAGCCGGTACCGGCTGCGGCGGTTGTATCCCGCTGGTGACGCAGGTGCTGAATGCGGAACTGTCGAAACAGGGTATCGAAGTTAACAACAACCTCTGTGAACACTTCGCCTTCACCCGTCAGGAGCTGTATCACCTGATCCGCGTGGAAGGCATTAAATCCTTCAACGAACTGCTGCAAAAATACGGCAAAGGCTACGGCTGCGAAGTGTGTAAACCAACCGTCGGCTCACTGCTGGCCTCCTGCTGGAATGAGTACATCCTCAAACCGGAACATACGCCGTTGCAGGATACCAACGATAACTTCCTGGCGAACATGCAGAAAGACGGGACCTACTCCGTTATTCCGCGCTCTGCGGGCGGTGAAATCACCCCGGAAGGGCTGGTCGCCGTGGGCCGTATCGCGCGTGAATTCAACCTGTACACCAAAATCACCGGTTCCCAGCGTATCGGCCTGTTTGGCGCACAAAAAGACGACCTGCCGGAAATCTGGCGTCAACTGATTGATGCTGGCTTCGAAACCGGCCACGCGTATGCGAAAGCGCTGCGTATGGCGAAAACCTGCGTGGGCAGCACCTGGTGCCGCTATGGCGTGGGCGATAGCGTGGGCTTCGGCGTTGAGCTGGAAAACCGCTACAAAGGCATCCGTACGCCGCACAAAATGAAATTCGGCGTCTCCGGCTGTACCCGTGAATGTGCAGAAGCGCAGGGTAAAGACGTGGGCATCATCGCCACCGAGAAAGGCTGGAACCTGTATGTCTGCGGTAACGGCGGGATGAAACCGCGTCACGCGGACCTGCTGGCGGCCGATCTTGATCGCGATACGCTGGTGAAATACCTCGACCGCTTCATGATGTTCTACATCCGCACCGCCGATAAGCTGACGCGTACCGCGCCGTGGCTGGATAATCTGGAAGGCGGGATCGACTACCTGCGTGCCGTGATCATCGACGACAAACTGGGCCTGAACGAACATCTGGAATCTGAAATTGCCCGTCTGCGCGCGGCGTTCGCCTGTGAATGGACAGAAACCGTGAACAACCCGGCGGCACAGGTTCGTTTCAAACACTTTATCAATAGCGAGCAGCGTGACCCGAACGTGCAGGTTGTGCCTGAACGTGAACAGCATCGCCCGGCCACGCCGTACGAACGCATCCCGGTCACCATGGTGGAGGAAAACGCATGA
- a CDS encoding cytosine deaminase — protein MTTLPLRFIQNVRLPNQEGRWQIAIENGQFGAITPMEVVLADDPQVLDAEGGLALPPFIEPHIHLDTTQTAGEPNWNQSGTLFEGIERWAERKALLSHDDVKARAWKTLKWQMANGIQYVRTHVDVSDPSLTALKAMLEVKQEVAPWVDLQIVAFPQEGILSYPNGEALLEEALKLGADVVGAIPHFEFTREYGVESLHIAFRLAQKYDRQLDIHCDEIDDEQSRFVETVAALALKEGIGARVTASHTTAMHSYNGAYTSRLFRLLKMSGINFVANPLVNIHLQGRFDDYPKRRGITRVKEMLAAEINVCFGHDDVFDPWYPLGTGNMLQVLHMGLHVCQLMGYQQINEGLKLITHHSARTLGVTDYGIAPGNTANLIILPAENGFEAVRRQVPVRWSIREGKVIAQTQPAQTWVRGERVDFARNT, from the coding sequence ATGACAACGCTACCGCTTCGCTTTATTCAGAATGTGCGTTTGCCGAATCAGGAAGGACGATGGCAAATCGCGATAGAAAATGGCCAGTTTGGCGCGATTACCCCCATGGAGGTGGTGCTGGCTGACGACCCGCAGGTTCTCGACGCAGAGGGCGGTTTAGCGCTGCCGCCGTTTATCGAGCCGCATATTCACCTCGACACCACGCAAACGGCAGGCGAGCCGAACTGGAATCAGTCCGGCACCCTGTTCGAAGGCATCGAACGCTGGGCCGAGCGAAAAGCGCTGCTGAGCCACGACGATGTGAAAGCTCGAGCGTGGAAAACCCTGAAGTGGCAGATGGCGAATGGCATTCAGTACGTGCGTACCCATGTGGATGTCTCCGACCCGTCGCTCACCGCCCTGAAAGCCATGCTGGAGGTGAAGCAGGAAGTTGCGCCGTGGGTTGACCTGCAAATTGTGGCCTTCCCGCAGGAGGGGATTCTGTCGTATCCCAACGGCGAAGCGTTACTGGAGGAGGCGCTGAAGCTTGGCGCGGATGTGGTGGGGGCGATCCCACACTTTGAATTTACCCGCGAGTATGGCGTGGAATCGCTGCATATCGCGTTTCGCCTGGCGCAGAAGTATGACCGCCAGCTGGATATTCACTGCGATGAAATCGACGATGAGCAGTCGCGCTTTGTCGAAACCGTGGCGGCGCTGGCGTTGAAAGAGGGCATCGGCGCACGGGTGACGGCGAGCCACACTACGGCGATGCACTCCTACAACGGCGCGTATACCTCGCGCTTATTCCGCTTGCTGAAGATGTCGGGCATTAACTTTGTCGCCAACCCGCTGGTGAATATTCATCTTCAGGGGCGTTTTGATGATTATCCGAAACGTCGCGGCATCACCCGGGTGAAAGAGATGCTGGCGGCAGAGATTAACGTCTGCTTCGGGCATGATGATGTGTTCGACCCGTGGTATCCGCTCGGTACCGGGAATATGTTGCAGGTGCTGCATATGGGGCTGCACGTTTGTCAGTTGATGGGGTATCAGCAAATCAACGAGGGGCTGAAGCTGATTACGCACCACAGCGCGCGGACGCTTGGCGTGACGGATTACGGCATCGCGCCGGGAAATACGGCTAACCTGATTATTTTACCGGCGGAGAATGGCTTTGAGGCGGTGCGCCGTCAGGTGCCGGTACGCTGGTCGATAAGAGAAGGGAAGGTGATTGCGCAAACGCAGCCTGCACAGACCTGGGTGCGGGGAGAGCGCGTTGATTTCGCGCGAAACACCTGA